A part of Acipenser ruthenus chromosome 12, fAciRut3.2 maternal haplotype, whole genome shotgun sequence genomic DNA contains:
- the LOC117411365 gene encoding protein PRRC2C isoform X2 yields the protein MSEKSGQSAKAKDGKTKYASLSLFNTYKGKPLETQKTAVAARHGLQSLGKVASNRRMPPPANLPSLKAENKGNDPNVNIVPKDGSGWASRQDQPGEERPPEIPTPPPKPGPPAPQEIASGASRSWGSSKQAGQGDDLSDAGGPRINSHFQQEFPSLQAAGEPEKPGSDKEQPEEPYGPGPSLRPQNVGSWREGGGRNLSMAGSEPDVGAPLAEEGGSSTPSPTLEQTEPCRAASEQREVKRERLPYGTQPPLQGLSQVKLNGGQPLPSGVPPQFHPQFRGIMPPYMFHACPRMPFPPMQGPCRYPLPPQEAGKGPRAAGRPPQSWPQDGVDRPSIISATELKELDVLDTDVDEGWAGAQMEVDYTEKLNFSDDEENQANKDKGDNWEWMRARSSQCTEGWKEGEGSWGENAAPTPRSPNSRGQHSKTSQPPEYQAQSAGRPPAAAAGPGAPSRGKQQPVTGAPESEDSEAWRLKRKKQTESSEAVERARRRREEEERRMEEQRLAACAEKLKRLNEKFGTPATPTATAASPESQALEARPAPAPEESAEKTTMTAVQPQPQPLPEPQPQPQPPPRPRSQERVQPEEQEEEKRAVIVTAPPLPEAGGREVQVESEAPASEETAPEREGFNSEEASRAEEPPVLPPLDPRALTPESGEGESGHSRPALPSGYSKQFQKSLPPRFLRQQEQMKQQQQQAASAAPPSPGAPAPPPQHRSLYQPLGPHQQHLASMGFDPRWLMMQSYMDPRMMSGRPPSMDMPPMHPGRMPHKQLLRRDQVEGSGSGSDSFDHLARPVRDHGLPVEPRMVWGSEPYPQTEPQSAATPPKVQDDPREPGSEVGVELERSTPTETIPLEPSTKTDCFRDPMEHEGHSFSSRAPEDLAGALQLEKGPGVPGFEPKDGSLAPTEEALGVPRESPAVLKRSASQGSSHSVKLEEPSFEAASKPQAKETADRQEDKPRKEPFSLGSSSGSRTTPPAEGLPKAEKPPKLKSETRWGPRPGVSRREGPGGERPLRRSGPIKKPILRDMKEERELRKEKEERHERGGGGGGGRKEGPKTENQKAPAGEGVRREPPALAPDTWDTASAGKPAGALGPPIGQAAREEKQEKQPMPAVEKPHPETPRPASRKELNLPPRAYRREDRDRDRVQDRDRAQDRERDRAQDKERDRAQDRDRVQDRERDRAQDRERDRAQDRDWVQDRERDRAQDRDRDRDRDWGPEPGFRGRGRGEYYSRGRNFRGSYGGRTRASRGRSRGEYPYREPRPRSDLPLGSAASFRRREESETRSESSDFEVIPKRRRRRGSNTDSESEARDTASDTGASDRESSSKARPLRREDPRRMLKAAAASFRPPPPPPPPPHTAQPGSREPREDDGGRLKPGFLPKVEPSRRGRGAGMYRRAAGRERGPPRSAPMRRPGLKDCQWPSKPMETFRPEGERLEHGQGLNSERRPLRFEGKKYPEPSRERPRRQRPARPPRQDKPPRFRRLKEREAAAAEAGGGPGRAMPSAPPDYAAAAAGVSEAAGSKSPDLSNQNSSDQANEEWETASESSDFNERREREERKGEAATASQGAPPKGTGSEGGAAPKREALAAAAKRSFSSQRPGVDRQNRRGNSGPKPARGYGGGRGERRGPGGKPGRRGTVSQHLDQRSGSAQRSEKDPSGRHKEEAKPATKKLKEKVDALSQFDLNNYASVVIIDDHPEVTTLEDPQSNTTDDGFTEVVSRKQQKRLQDEERRKKEEQTVQNWSKKGSGEKGRGGSSKLPPRFVKKQQQKQGAAQPRSQAPPQPAPQPLEGAVPPPSSEFPGQAKGLPASQPPSALGTELWENKMTTSTVLTDVTKILGPISPPQPPSVSAWNKPLTSFVGAVAPEQGAKPGLDAGVELGIESIQFGAPSSSGSTDSDCTPTLLEKGPDNKLPEPKEQRQKQPRAGPIKAQKLPEMSLPENKEYKPGPIGKERSLKNRKVKDVRQAENEGPDKPGPGAARSPDPHSPAKDSKDSDMESMISVSTPEFGASSKESVTDYTSPSSSLGDTVSTGSSKMEESLVSNVPLPHTLPLPLPRRETLQQSSSLTQVSSATVDLTLKMESARKAWENSPSMGEKSSPVTSSAPPIASSAAANSATYSSFSSASLPPIPVASVTPTTSLQGSGTYTTSSLSTKTTSTSDPPNICKVKPQQLQSSSMGSSAHFSPLGCIPSLLAPQQQQQAPQVFVSQSAAGSAAQIPAFYMDTSHLFSTQPPRLGPPSLAQQQGFQPGLSQTQSRLFDFPLQPTAVQQIPIPIYAPLQGQHQHQHQHQHQHQHQPQGMGLGTGPPVSQAQELFSTSLHQPYRSQQAFMQSSLSQPSPVVLSGAGQHSPMMLSGTALHSYPGVQPSDLSKAQSGLAFQQTSSAQHIPILFEPQLNQPSGLGGSQLMDTHTHLLQARQGLSQPSNLYSGQVQQPGQSSYYSSTQSASSALQQVNMPTHSHTGQSSYYSSRQYPSAAVQQMTVPLPGSQLALSNFGSTGGHQPLIALPQSMQPQGPQAQAQSLGRQAQLSQPFRGLLNQSQHGMMQASSKVCEMDLKLFGSGMDMKPGTPPISARSTTPTSSPFRASSTSPNSQSSKMNSILYQKQFQSAAAAAAGVRMPPHFQAQFTPQMMSQPSLVPPMARPPHGSSFNPGVQRTPMGPPMSPSLMSQPRPQYVSRGPPGPSMGPRGNQAMLKAEQDIKAKQRAEVLQSTHKFFSEQQQHKPTLSKPSDGSQQPAESFTPQPLSLGHEGDKGSSQPPSFTTPGSKPVRTGPIKPQAIKPEETK from the exons ATGTCCGAGAAGTCAGGCCAGAGCGCAAAGGCAAAGGATGGGAAGACCAAGTACGCGAGCCTCAGCCTCTTTAACACGTACAAGGGAAAGCCGCTGGAGACCCAGAAGACTGCAG TGGCTGCCAGGCATGGGCTCCAGAGCCTGGGCAAGGTGGCCTCCAACCGGCGCATGCCACCTCCAGCCAACCTGCCGAGCCTGAAAGCCGAGAACAAGGGGAATGATCCCAACGTGAATATCGTTCCCAAGGACGGGAGCGGCTGGGCGTCGCGGCAAGACCAGCCCGGGGAGGAGCG GCCCCCGGAGATACCCACACCCCCTCCCAAACCAGGGCCCCCAGCCCCCCAGGAGATAGCCAGTGGGGCCAGCCGGTCCTGGGGCAGCAGTAAGCAGGCGGGGCAGGGAGATG ACCTTTCTGATGCAGGTGGCCCCCGGATAAACAGCCACTTCCAGCAGGAGTTTCCCAGTCTGCAGGCAGCAGGGGAGCCGGAGAAACCCGGATCGGACAAGGAGCAGCCAGAGGAGCCCTACGGACCGGGGCCCAGCCTGCGACCCCAGA ATGTTGGCAGCTGGAGGGAGGGCGGTGGAAGGAACCTGAGCATGGCCGGCTCCGAGCCTGACGTCGGAGCCCCTTTGGCGGAGGAGGGAGGCAGCAGCACCCCCTCTCCCACCCTGGAGCAAACCGAGCCCTGCAGGGCAGCGAGCGAGCAGCGGGAGGTGAAGAGGGAGAGGCTCCCCTACGGCACCCAGCCTCCTCTGCAGGGGCTCAGTCAGGTCAAACTCAACGGGGGGCAGCCGCTGCCGTCGGGAGTGCCTCCACAGTTCCACCCCCAGTTCAGAGGCATCATGCCCCCCTAT ATGTTCCACGCCTGTCCCCGCATGCCCTTTCCACCGATGCAGGGCCCTTGCAGGTACCCGCTCCCTCCACAAGAAGCTGGGAA AGGCCCCAGGGCTGCCGGTCGGCCCCCACAGTCGTGGCCCCAGGACGGGGTGGACAGGCCCTCCATCATCAGTGCCACGGAGCTCAAGGAGCTGGACGTTCTGGACACAGATGTGGATGAGGGCTGGGCTG GAGCCCAGATGGAGGTGGATTACACCGAGAAGCTCAACTTCAGTGATGATGAGGAGAACCAGGCCAACAAAGACAAGGGAGACAACTG GGAGTGGATGCGTGCTCGGAGTTCGCAGTGCACCGAGGGGTGGAAGGAGGGAGAGGGGTCCTGGGGCGAGAATGCTGCTCCCACACCCCGTTCACCCAACAGCAGGGGGCAGCACAGCAAGACCAGCCAGCCCCCGGAGTACCAG GCACAGTCTGCAGGCCgccccccagcagcagcagcaggacctGGAGCACCGTCCCGGGGGAAGCAGCAGCCGGTGACAGGGGCCCCTGAGTCTGAGGACTCGGAGGCCTGGCGGCTGAAGCGCAAGAAGCAGACGGAGTCTAGCGAGGCCGTGGAGCGGGCGCGGCGCAGGCGCGAGGAGGAGGAGCGGAGGATGGAAGAGCAGCGGCTGGCAGCCTGCGCGGAGAAACTCAAGAGGCTCAACGAGAAATTCGGGACCCCAGCCACCCCCACCGCCACGGCAGCGTCTCCAGAGAGCCAGGCACTGGAGGCACGACCAGCGCCCGCTCCGGAAGAGAGCGCGGAGAAGACGACGATGACCGCCgtccagccccagccccagcccttACCCGAGCCCCAGCCTCAGCCTCAGCCTCCACCAAGGCCACGCTCTCAGGAGAGAGTCCAGCCTGAagagcaggaggaggagaagagggcgGTGATAGTGACTGCACCCCCACTGCCGGAGGCAGGAGGCAGGGAGGTGCAGGTAGAGAGCGAGGCTCCTGCCTCGGAGGAGACGGCCCCAGAGAGAGAGGGCTTCAACAGCGAGGAGGCTAGTAGAG cCGAGGAGCCCCCTGTGCTGCCCCCTCTGGACCCCCGAGCCCTGACCCCCGAGAGTGGGGAAGGGGAGTCTGGCCACTCACGCCCTGCCCTCCCCTCTGGATACTCCAAACAGTTCCAGAAGTCCCTGCCCCCACGCTTCCTGAGACAGCAG GAGCAgatgaagcagcagcagcagcaggcagcgTCGGCAGCTCCCCCCTCCCCAGGGGCCCCGGCCCCCCCTCCCCAGCACCGCTCCCTCTACCAGCCCCTGGGGCCACACCAGCAGCACCTGGCCTCCATGGGGTTTGACCCCCGCTGGCTCATGATGCAGTCCTACATGGACCCCCGCATGATGTCAGGGCGCCCCCCTTCTATGGACATGCCCCCCATGCACCCAG ggagGATGCCTCACAAGCAGCTGCTTAGGAGAGATCAGGTGGAGGGCTCTGGCTCTGGGTCCGACTCATTTGATCACCTGGCACGGCCTGTCAGAGACCACGGGCTGCCCGTAGAGCCCCGCATGGTGTGGGGGTCTGAGCCGTACCCCCAAACAGAGCCCCAGTCTGCTGCTACACCCCCCAAAGTACAAGATGATCCCAGGGAGCCCGG GTCGGAGGTGGGGGTCGAGTTGGAGAGGAGCACTCCCACAGAGACCATTCCCCTCGAACCCAGCACCAAGACAGACTGCTTCAGAGACCCGATGGAGCATGAGGGCCACAGCTTCAGCAGCCGGGCCCCCGAGGACCTAGCGGGAGCCCTGCAGCTTGAGAAAGGCCCCGGGGTGCCTGGATTCGAGCCCAAGGATGGGAGCCTGGCCCCTACAGAGGAGGCTCTGGGCGTGCCGAGGGAGAGCCCCGCGGTGCTGAAGAGGAGCGCGTCTCAGGGCTCCAGCCACTCTGTCAAGCTGGAGGAGCCCAGCTTTGAGGCAGCCTCCAAACCACAAGCCAAGGAGACGGCCGACCGCCAGGAGGACAAGCCCAGGAAGGAGCCCTTCTCTCTGGGCAGCAGCAGTGGCAGCAGGACCACCCCACCAGCCGAGGGCCTGCCCAAAGCGGAGAAGCCACCCAAATTGAAATCCGAGACGCGCTGGGGTCCCCGGCCGGGGGTCAGCAGGAGGGAGGGGCCCGGTGGAGAGCGGCCGCTCCGCAGATCGGGGCCCATCAAGAAGCCGATCCTGCGGGACATGAAGGAGGAGAGGGAGCTgaggaaggagaaggaggagcggcacgagagaggaggaggaggaggcggggGGAGGAAGGAGGGACCCAAAACAGAGAACCAGAAAGCACCTGCTGGCGAGGGGGTGAGGAGGGAACCTCCAGCCTTGGCCCCTGATACTTGGGATACAGCGAGCGCAGGGAAGCCTGCGGGGGCTCTGGGGCCACCAATAGGGCAGGCAGCCCGCGAGGAGAAACAAGAGAAGCAGCCAATGCCTGCCGTTGAGAAACCCCACCCCGAGACACCCAGGCCAGCCTCCAGAAAGGAACTGAACCTGCCCCCGAGGGCTTACCGGAGAGAAGACAGGGACCGAGACCGGGTTCAAGATAGGGACCGGGCTCAAGACAGGGAGAGGGACCGGGCTCAAGACAAGGAGAGGGACCGGGCTCAAGACAGGGACCGGGTTCAAGATAGGGAGAGGGACCGGGCTCAAGATAGGGAGAGGGACCGGGCTCAAGACAGGGACTGGGTTCAAGATAGGGAGAGGGACCGGGCTCAAGATAGGGACAGGGACCGGGACAGAGACTGGGGCCCAGAGCCAGGCTTCCGGGGCCGCGGCAGGGGGGAGTACTACTCTCGTGGCCGCAATTTCAGAGGCAGCTACGGGGGCCGGACGAGGGCTAGCAGGGGCAGGAGCAGAGGGGAGTACCCCTACAGGGAGCCCCGGCCGCGCTCAGACCTGCCCCTCGGCTCGGCCGCCTCGTTCCGGCGACGGGAAGAGAGCGAGACGCGCAGCGAGAGCTCCGACTTCGAGGTGATCCCCAAGAGGAGGCGCCGACGCGGCTCCAACACGGACTCGGAGAGCGAGGCCCGGGACACGGCCAGCGACACCGGGGCCTCCGACAGGGAGAGCAGCAGCAAGGCCAGGCCGCTGCGCAGAGAGgaccccaggaggatgttgaaagcagcagcagcctccttccgccctcctcctcctcctcctcctcctccccacacaGCGCAGCCCGGCTCCAGGGAGCCTCGAGAGGATGACGGGGGGCGCCTCAAGCCAGGCTTCCTCCCCAAAGTGGAGCCCTCCAGGCGGGGCAGGGGAGCAGGGATGTACAGGAGGGCCGCTGGAAGGGAGAGAGGCCCGCCCAGGTCGGCTCCGATGAGACGGCCGGGGCTGAAGGATTGCCAGTGGCCCTCCAAGCCCATGGAGACGTTCCGGCCAGAGGGGGAGAGGCTGGAGCACGGCCAGGGGCTGAACTCAGAACGACGGCCGCTCAGGTTCGAGGGGAAGAAGTACCCGGAGCCCAGCCGGGAGAGGCCCAGGAGACAGAGGCCAGCCCGGCCGCCCAGGCAGGACAAGCCACCCCGCTTCCGCAGGCTGAAGGAGAGGGAGGCGGCAGCGGCCGAGGCAGGGGGGGGGCCCGGCAGGGCCATGCCCAGCGCCCCCCCGGActacgcggcggcggcggcggggGTCTCCGAGGCAGCAGGGAGTAAGTCCCCCGACCTGTCCAATCAGAACTCCTCCGACCAGGCCAACGAGGAGTGGGAGACGGCCTCCGAGAGCAGCGACTTCAACGAGCGCAGGGAGCGCGAGGAGCGCAAGGGCGAGGCGGCCACAGCCTCTCAGGGGGCCCCGCCCAAGGGCACAGGCTCCGAGGGGGGGGCAGCGCCCAAGCGAGAGGCCCTCGCGGCGGCAGCCAAGAGGAGCTTCTCCAGCCAGCGCCCCGGAGTGGATCGGCAGAACCGGCGCGGCAACAGCGGGCCCAAACCCGCCCGGGGCTATGGCGGGGGAAGGGGAGAGCGCAGAGGACCCGGGGGCAAGCCAGGGCGCAGAGG CACTGTATCCCAGCATCTGGACCAGCGCTCCGGCTCGGCTCAGCGGTCCGAGAAGGATCCGTCCGGGAGGCACAAGGAGGAGGCCAAGCCGGCCACCAAGAAACTCAAGGAGAAGGTGGACGCGCTGTCACAGTTCGACCTGAACAACTACGCCA GCGTGGTGATTATCGATGACCACCCGGAGGTGACCACGCTGGAGGACCCCCAGTCCAACACCACGGATGACGGCTTCACAGAGGTGGTGTCGCGCAAGCAGCAGAAACGACTCCAGGATGAGGAGCGGAGGAAGAAAGAGGAGCAGACTGTGCag aattgGAGCAAGAAGGGTTCAGGTGAAAAGGGCAGAGGGGGGAGCTCCAAGCTGCCTCCCAGATTtgtgaagaagcagcagcagaaacAGGGAGCGGCTCAGCCTCGGAGCCAGGCTCCCCCACAGCCTGCACCCCAGCCTCTCGAGGGGGCTGTCCCACCACCCAGCAGCGAGTTCCCCGGCCAGGCCAAGGGATTGCCTGCCAGCCAGCCTCCCAGCGCCCTGGGCACAGAGCTCTGGGAAAACAAGATGACCACATCCACCGTGCTCACGGACGTGACCAAGATAC tGGGACCCATCAGCCCTCCCCAGCCTCCCTCTGTCAGTGCCTGGAACAAGCCCCTCACGTCCTTCGTAGGGGCTGTGGCCCCGGAG CAGGGGGCGAAGCCTGGCCTGGATGCGGGTGTGGAGCTGGGCATAGAGAGCATCCAGTTTGGGGCTCCCTCGTCCTCAGGCAGCACGGACAGCGACTGCACCCCGACTCTGCTGGAGAAGGGCCCCGATAACAAACTGCCAGAGCCCAAGGAGCAGAGGCAGAAGCAGCCGCGCGCTGGGCCCATCAAGGCACAGAAG CTGCCAGAGATGAGCCTCCCAGAGAATAAGGAGTACAAGCCGGGCCCCATCGGGAAGGAGCGCTCGCTGAAGAACCGCAAAGTGAAGGACGTCCGCCAGGCTGAGAACGAGGGGCCTGACAAGCCGGGTCCGGGGGCCGCCAGGAGCCCAGACCCCCACTCCCCTGCCAAGGACAGCAAGGACTCGGACATGGAGAGCATGATCTCTGTGTCCACGCCCGAGTTTGGAGCCAGCAGCAAG GAATCTGTGACGGACTACACCTCTCCCTCCTCTTCACTGGGAGACACAGTCTCCACAGGAAGCAGTAAGATGGAGGAGAGCCTGGTCTCCAAT GTGCCCTTGCCCcacaccctccccctccccctccccaggaGGGAGACTCTGCAGCAGAGCTCCAGCCTGACTCAGGTCTCTTCCGCTACCGTTGACCTCACCCTCAAG ATGGAGTCTGCGCGGAAGGCCTGGGAGAACTCCCCCAGCATGGGTGAGAAGAGTTCTCCAGTGACCTCGTCCGCCCCCCCCATCGCCAGCAGCGCTGCAGCCAACAGCGCCACCTACAGCTCCTTCTCCAGTGCATCCCTGCCTCCGATCCCCGTGGCCTCCGTCACGCCCACCACCTCCCTCCAGG gcTCTGGTACCTACACCacctcctccctgagcaccaagACGACCAGCACCTCCGACCCTCCCAATATCTGCAAAGTGAAGCCCCAGCAGCTCCAGAGCAGCAGCATGGGCTCGTCGGCACACTTCTCCCCGCTGGGCTGCATCCCCTCCCTGCTCgctccccagcagcagcagcaagcccCACAGGTCTTCGTCTCCCAGTCTGCAGCAG GTTCTGCTGCTCAGATCCCTGCCTTCTACATGGACACCAGCCACCTGTTCAGCACGCAGCCCCCGCGCCTGGGCCCCCCCTCGCTGGCACAGCAGCAAGGCTTCCAGCCTGGGCTGTCTCAG ACCCAGTCTCGATTGTTTGATTTTCCCTTACAGCCCACTGCAGTCCAGCAGATCCCCATCCCCATCTACGCCCCCCTCCAGggccagcaccagcaccagcatcagcaccagcaccagcatcagcaccaGCCCCAGGGCATGGGCCTGGGCACCGGCCCGCCGGTCTCACAGGCACAGGAGCTCTTCAGCACCTCCCTGCACCAGCCCTACAG GTCCCAGCAGGCGTTCATGCAGAGCAGCCTGTCTCAGCCCTCGCCGGTGGTTCTGTCTGGGGCTGGCCAGCACTCCCCCATGATGCTGTCGGGGACCGCGCTGCACAGCTACCCCGGCGTGCAGCCCTCCGATCTCAGCAAGGCACAGTCTGGCCTGGCCTTCCAGCAAACCTCCAGCGCCCAACACATCCCCATCCTCTTCGAACCCCAGCTCAACCAGCCGTCCGGCCTGGGGGGCTCGCAGCTCATGGACACCCACACGCACCTCTTACAG GCACGCCAGGGACTGAGCCAGCCCTCCAACTTGTACTCTGGGCAGGTGCAGCAGCCTGGCCAGAGCAGCTACTACAGCTCCACACAGTCTGCCAGCTCTGCCCTGCAGCAAGTAAACATGCCCACACACTCGCACACGGGCCAGAGCAGCTACTACAGCAGCAGGCAGTACCCCAGTGCAGCCGTGCAGCAG ATGACGGTGCCTCTCCCGGGCTCCCAGCTCGCCCTCTCTAACTTTGGCTCGACTGGGGGCCACCAGCCCCTGATCGCGCTGCCCCAGTCCATGCAGCCGCAGGGCCCCCAGGCTCAGGCACAGAGCCTCGGCAGACAGGCTCAGCTCAGCCAGCCGTTCCGGGGGCTCCTGAACCAGAGCCAGCACGGAATGATGCAGGCTTCCAGCAAG GTGTGTGAGATGGACCTGAAGCTGTTTGGCAGTGGGATGGATATGAAGCCTGGGACCCCTCCGATCAGTGCCAGGagcaccacccccacctccagcCCCTTCAG GGCCAGCTCCACCAGCCCCAACAGCCAGTCCAGTAAGATGAACAGCATTTTGTACCAGAAGCAGTTCCAGTCTGCAGCGGCGGCAGCGGCAGGGGTTCGAATGCCTCCGCACTTCCAGGCACAGTTCACACCGCAG ATGATGTCTCAGCCCAGCCTGGTGCCTCCCATGGCGAGGCCTCCCCACGGCAGTTCTTTCAACCCGGGGGTGCAGCGGACGCCCATGGGCCCCCCGATGTCCCCCTCCCTCATGAGTCAACCCCGCCCGCAGTACGTGAGCCGCGGACCCCCTGGGCCCTCCATGGGACCCCGCGGAAACCAGGCCATGCTCAAGGCAGAGCAGGATATCAAG gcGAAGCAGCGTGCGGAGGTGCTCCAGTCCACTCACAAGTTCTTCtctgagcagcagcagcacaagcCCACTCTGAGCAAACCCTCCGATGGGAGCCAGCAGCCCGCGGAGAGCTTCACACCACAGCCCCTCTCCCTGGGGCACGAGGGGGATAAGGGGTCCTCCCAGCCCCCCTCCTTCACTACCCCCGGCTCCAAACCTGTCCGGACCGGGCCCATCAAACCCCAGGCCATCAAACCTGAGGAGACCAAATAA